The nucleotide sequence AAGGCCGCAATCCGTTCCAGTTCTTCCTCACTATTGGAATACAATTTCTCAGCATCCTTTAAATAAGAACTCTGAGGATATTTGTCAACAAATTCCTGGTAGTATTTTACCGCGGCTTGGTAGCGCTCTTTCTGCTTATCCGCAAAACTGCTTTTAGCCAAAGTATATTGGGCGTCTACCTTCAGGTAGGAAAGCTCTTCATTATATTGAGAATCTGGAAAATCCTTTTTGAAGTTATCAATTGAGATTACCGATGATTTCAAGGAAGCCAAGTTAAAATCACTGATTTTATAATATAACTTGGCCTTCTCATAAGCCTTCAATTCCAGTTTTCGGCGCAGTTCCATGATATAACCCGTGCACTCGTTTCGAAACGGACTTTCAGGGTAGGCATTGATAAAATCCTGGAGGGCGGCGATGGCGGTCATAGTACTGGTCTGATCCAGTGAAGCGGGCGCTGAGTCCTTATACAACGAGTAAGCGTGCATATAAAGGGCTTCCTGGGCGTAATCACTGCGCGCATAGGTATCGTAGAATTTCTTGAACAGGAACTGACTCATATTGTACTGCTCCTGTTGATACTGCGTGTAGGCGTAGTAAAATTGCGCCATTTCCGATTCCGTACTTCCTTTCAGCAAAGGAATCAGTTCTTCGAAAAGTAGACCGGCGCGGTAAAAATCACCCTTTTGATAGTATTCAAGGGCGGCTTTGTATTTTTCATCATCCGTACCCGACTTTTGCAACTTTGAAAATTTACTACAAGAGGTAAGTAGTGAGAAAGCAAATAACAGCAGGAGGATAGCAGGAATTGTGTTCTTTCGCATAGGGCTGCAAAGGTAATAAAAAAGCTACTCCGATCATAACGAACGGGTAGCCAGGAAAGTATCCAAAAACAAGCTATTGCTGATGACGCACCAGCATTTTCTTGGTGGCCACTTTCTTACCGTCTACTGCGAGTTGGTAGAAATAAACGCTAGTTGGCATTTCGCGGGTATTGATGCGCAATTTGCGGTCGTTTTTGTCCAATGCATACTCAGCTACGGGAGAACCTAACACATTGTAGATGATCACTTTTGCATCACGTACAGAATTTTGGACAGTATAATCCAGTTCAGCAAAGTCGCTGGCCGGATTGGGGTACACATTCGAAACCGTAATGCGATCACTAGAGTAGAGTTGCTCATCAGCGCCACGGGTCTTTTCTTCAAAACCGTAGGTCCGGCGCTCTGTACGCTCTACTGACAGGGGATTGACTTCACTGTTATCGGCTGCCGTGGTACCGGCGGCCACGGGGTTGGCAAAAAGCAAAGCGCGATAGTAGCTGTTGAGTGCTTGAGGTTTCTGAAGCCCCAGCGGCTTGAATTCTATAACCGAAGGCTTAGGTACCAACGCCGGACGATCCAGGCTCATGGATTTTTGCTGGCTCGGCATGTTCAGGCGGCTGCTGTTAGCAGGTACCTGAGCGTATGCCTCCGAGAGCGACAGGATGGAGATAATATATGCAAAAAGTATAGTTCTCTTCATGGCAAATTTGATAGCAATAGAAAACGGATTTATCCGTATGATTTACAAAAATATATAAAAAAAATAGCAGGTTCAAAGTTTATTGTGCAAGCGGGCATTAAAATTTCATTATAATATACCCAATCCAGCTTTGGCTACACATAAAAATAACACAAAAATTATGCTAGGTGTTTTCAAATCATGGCTCTTTTGCTTGATTCACAGATTTATATTTTACTTTTTTTGTTTCTACAGTATCTTTTTTTTGAGGTTCAGGGGCATCTTCCTGCGCCCAAATGGTTTGGGGCAGGGTAGGTTTTTCGGTAATGCGCCAGTTAAAACCCTCTAACTGGCGCTCGGACGACTGGATATTCTGGGGGGGATTAAGCTGCCCACCGGTCGGCCCAAAAAGGCAATGCGGTTTACCCGGTTATTTTTGAACTGCAGATTCATTTTTCCGCATTCCACCCGGTTTAGACCAATCAACTTCTCTTCATCGTCCAGGGCGTAGTACGCACTTTGTCCATTTCCATCCACAAAGACCTGCTTCAGTTTGCTTTCCTCGGTAAAAAATGCGTTGATTGTCCGTCCTTTTACCTGATTGTACTGCTTCACAAGGGTATCTTCCGATATGACAAACGAATTGCTGCGCAAGAGCATCCGATTGACTTTGCTATTGACCAAAAAGGCACTGATCGAATCGGCCTCCATCTGGTAGGTATCACCCCACAGGATGGGATCCCGGAAAAACAGAATAGTAGAGTCCGCTGTATTGTATAGTACCGAATCGCAACGCCCCTGAAAATCTGACTTATAAATAAAAACCCGTTTATCACCAATCAACCGCCGAGTACTATCCAGCTTATTCTCAATGGAATAAAGCGTGTCGGCTCGTATGTACAGGGTATCTTCCGATACAACACTTTTGACCAGCGCATGTCCATAAACCTTTGAAAATCCTTCCAGTCCCCGATAGACGCCTTCATCGCCCAGTAAAAGCGTTTTATCCTCCTTGGCTAATATTTCCACATTGCCCTTGGCAAAACCCAGCTGTTTCTGGCTGTCGTAGAAAAGTGTATCACCAGTTAGGGTATAAGCCTCATTTTCGACCATAGTCCGGTTGCTGAAACTGGATTCCTCCGTTGCCGTATTATACTGCCCTCTTTTGGCCAGCAGGGTACCGTCCTTGTTCACGATTTTGGTAGGACCATTAAAATAAGACCATTTCGTGATGGAATTATAAATGAGGGTATCAGTGGTAAGCGTATACTTTTCATTGACCAGCTTGACATTCCCATAATAGTCGAATACTTTAGACCGGGTATTGTATATTCCTTCTTTACTCGTCAGTACATTGGCCGAATCCACCGTTCTTCCCGGTATGCGGTAATAAGCCAGACCATTAGCCATGTCGTACTCAAGTCGCTTCGAGGTCAACGTCCGTTTTTTATCGGTCAACACCGCTTTGCGACCACTCACGATTGCTAAACGGGTATCGCCATAATAAAGCAGGGTGTCACCGGTAACCGTAATCGTGTCGCCCTGCACGACCTTCACATTTCCATAGGCCTGAATCAGGTTACTGGCCACATTCTGAATCGCCAGATTGCAGTACAGAATAGATCCCTTATGCCGAAACCGAACATTATTGATGACACGCCGGATTTCCATTCCGTTTTCATTGATGATCGTCAGGCTATCCGCCCCGGGCAACAGTTCTACTTTCTCTTCCCCGCCACCTACACTTTGCCCGGGCTGACCCTGCCCAAAAGCAAATACACTACAGAAAAACAACAAAACGAAAACACTGAACCTCATCATCATGGATGCTTTGATAGGAAAGACTCCCAAACGTTTAAAAGGGTTGCCTTCCCTGGGTACTTTTTTCTAAAATTCAGGTGCAAGCAGTTTTGATGTTACCTTTGACCCGGGATTTTATGGCAAAAATACACCTTATTGCTCGCTTGGACCTATGCTGGATTCTTTTTTAACTTTTGTTAACGATCATCGGTTGCCCCTTGGTGAAATGCCTACCCTACTAGCCGTAAGCGGTGGAGTAGACTCGATGGTACTGGCCGAACTTTTCCGGCGAGCGGGGTCCCCCTTTGCTTTGGCCCACTGCAACTTCGGCTTGCGGGGCGATGAATCCGATGCTGACGAGCGTTTTGTACGGCAATGGGCGGAAAATGCAGGGGTACCCTGCCACGTTCATCTTTTTGACACCCAAGCTGAGGCTGACAAACGTCGTATTTCCATTCAAATGGCGGCCCGTGACCTGCGATATGCCTGGTTTAAAGAACTTCTCGACGGGTTTGGGTACCCCTACCTGGCTCTGGCCCATCACGCCGACGATTCGATCGAAACCGTGCTACTCAATCTGGTTCGTGGTACCGGTCTGCCTGGGATGATCGGCATTGCGCCCGTGCGGAATCGCCTCATTCGTCCCTTGCTTTATAGCTCAAAGCACGAGATTCTAAACTTTGCCCGGCATCAAAACATTCCCTGGCGGGAAGACAGCTCCAACGCCACCGATCATTACCGTCGGAATGTATTACGCCATCGAGTAGTGCCTGTACTGCAAGAGCTCAACCCATCCCTGGAAGCCACTTTCCTACAAACCTCCGAACGACTGCGAGCCGCCAGTTCGGTACTGGATGTCTATTTAGCCACCTGGAGGTCGCAGGCCGTACGTCAGGAGGGTGATACACATTTTGTTTCTATCGACATGCTACGTCGCACCCGCGAGCCAGTCTATCTGCTGCATACCGTACTGGAGCCCTTTGGGTACAGTTACGCACAAGTTCAGAATATTGTGGCAACGCTGGATGCCACGAGCGGAAAACAATTCCATTCGCACAGTCATAGTGTTGTGAAGGATCGTACCGAACTAATCATCAGTCCCCAAATCAGCACTCCAGACGTACGGTATTTGCAAATCGCCAAAGGTACCTCTCGAATCCATGTTTCCGAAAAGGGGGTACTTTTACTGACTCATCACACCTATTTCCCTACTTTTGTCCCCACCCCGGATAAACATATTGCGTACTTTGATGAAGCTCTGTTGTGCTTTCCCCTTGTAGTTCGTCCCTGGCAAATCGGCGACTGGTTCTGCCCTTTTGGCATGAGCGGAAAACGCAAGAAAGTGAGTGATCTGCTCGTTGAGCATAAAATACCAGTGTCACACAAACCCAATTGCCTGGTCCTCCTCAATGGTGACCAACAGATTCTCTGGGTTATTGGGCTACGTGCCGACGACCGTTTCCGGCTTGGTCCGCATTCGATAAAATTCCTACAGGTAGAGTACCTAATCAATGCGTAAAATCTTTCTGAAACCCACAGAAAAAAATCAGGATATAGGATATTTTTTTGAACTGAATCAGCCGTATTAATGACAAAAAAAATGATATTTTTCAGTAGTGAAAGAGGTCTTAAATAGTCAATGATTAGTTGCCATCTATATATTTTTGTACCATAATTTTTATTTTGGCATTTTCTTTGCACAGCGGTACCTTACTATACAACATTATTATCCGGTGAAACCACATTTATTTATGAAAGTATGTCGATACGCCCTCCTTCTATCTATGGGTTTGCTCCTGCTTTCAACAGGGGCCAGCGCCCAGAGTGCGCGTCTCAAAGCGGCGAACAAGCAATTTGAAAACATGAGCTACCTCAGCGCGGTGAGGGCTTATGAAGATTTTCTGCGGCTGAACAAACGCAGCGATCCCATGGAAACCCGGGAAGCCCTTGTCAATCTCGGATACAGCTACCGGCGCCTCGAGGACTCCAAAAATGCCGAACGGATTTATAGTGAACTTGTCAATAATTACAATGACCTTCCCAGCGAAGTATATTTGTACTATGCTCAGTCGCTGGCTAAGAATCGCAAGTACCGCGATTCGCAGAAGATGTACGCTAAGTACGGTGAAATGCAGACTGCCGATCTTCGGGGCCGGAAATTCACGGTTTCGTACATGGATATGAACCGGTTTTATAAAGATTCATCGTCCTATCACATCGACTATCTGCCCATCAATTCGCGGCAGGCCGATTTCAGTCCTATGTACTATCAACAAGGCCTGGTGTTTGTTTCAGCCCGGAACGAATCGGGCGTAGTCAAACGCGTTTTTAATTTTAATCAATCTCCTTTTCTGGACCTGTACTTTCAGCCCGACACCGCACTTTTTCATGTGAATGCGGAGCCGACCGCAGGTGCCGCCGTCCTGGGTGGAGGAGAACTCAACAAAGCTGAGGCTGACGGAAGCGTTGCCACCAATGAAGGTACCCTGACCAAATCGGAACTGTTCAGCCGGACACTCAACACCAAATACCACGAAGGCCCGATGACCTTTTTTAAGGATCAGAAGCGGATTATTTTTACCCGGAATAACGATGACCGCGGAAAGTCCGGTAAAAGCGACGATGGGGTTCGTAAGCTGAAACTCTACTACGCCGAGCAAGATGACAGCGGCAAGTGGGTCAATATTGAAGAGCTTCCCTTCAATAGTAAGGATTATTCCTGTGGGCATCCTGCCCTTTCACCCGATGATTCGCGGCTTTATTTTGTTTCCGACATGCCCGGAGGGTACGGCGGCACTGATTTATACGTCGTGGATTACAATGACGGTCAGTGGGGTACCCCAGTCAATCTCGGCCGTGAACTCAATACCGAGGGCAACGAGATGTTCCCTTTCGTGGCGGCTGACAACACGCTCTACTTTTCATCCGACGGCCACGAAGGCCTGGGGGGGCTCGATGTTTTCATGGCCGAAATGAAAGGGGATATTGCGGTGAATGGCGTAGAAAACCTCGGAGCTCCCATCAATTCCGAGCGGGACGATTTCGGCTTCATCACCGATACCCTACGTACCTCCGGCTATTTCAGCTCCAACCGCAAGAGGGGTGCCTCGGATGACAATATCTACAGTTTCCGGCGGCTCTGCAAAGCCATGAACATTTATGTGTATGACGCCAAAACCAAAGAGCCCATTGAGTCGGCCGACGTACGGATTGTCAAGGGCGGGGTAAACCAGGAACTGCAGCAAACCGGCATGGATGGCAGCATCAGGCTCTGTATGGACTCCAATACCGAATACGAATTCAGGGGAATCAAGGAAGGGTACGCCGCCAACAGTGTCCGTTTCTCTACCCTTACCCAGTCTACCAACCCTTCGATGGGGATTTCGATTTACCTGGATCGTAATGAAAA is from Salmonirosea aquatica and encodes:
- a CDS encoding outer membrane protein assembly factor BamD → MRKNTIPAILLLLFAFSLLTSCSKFSKLQKSGTDDEKYKAALEYYQKGDFYRAGLLFEELIPLLKGSTESEMAQFYYAYTQYQQEQYNMSQFLFKKFYDTYARSDYAQEALYMHAYSLYKDSAPASLDQTSTMTAIAALQDFINAYPESPFRNECTGYIMELRRKLELKAYEKAKLYYKISDFNLASLKSSVISIDNFKKDFPDSQYNEELSYLKVDAQYTLAKSSFADKQKERYQAAVKYYQEFVDKYPQSSYLKDAEKLYSNSEEELERIAALEKEKQKNLEKKVDPATKPAKVTTSSIEN
- a CDS encoding T9SS type A sorting domain-containing protein is translated as MKRTILFAYIISILSLSEAYAQVPANSSRLNMPSQQKSMSLDRPALVPKPSVIEFKPLGLQKPQALNSYYRALLFANPVAAGTTAADNSEVNPLSVERTERRTYGFEEKTRGADEQLYSSDRITVSNVYPNPASDFAELDYTVQNSVRDAKVIIYNVLGSPVAEYALDKNDRKLRINTREMPTSVYFYQLAVDGKKVATKKMLVRHQQ
- a CDS encoding OstA-like protein; translation: MMMRFSVFVLLFFCSVFAFGQGQPGQSVGGGEEKVELLPGADSLTIINENGMEIRRVINNVRFRHKGSILYCNLAIQNVASNLIQAYGNVKVVQGDTITVTGDTLLYYGDTRLAIVSGRKAVLTDKKRTLTSKRLEYDMANGLAYYRIPGRTVDSANVLTSKEGIYNTRSKVFDYYGNVKLVNEKYTLTTDTLIYNSITKWSYFNGPTKIVNKDGTLLAKRGQYNTATEESSFSNRTMVENEAYTLTGDTLFYDSQKQLGFAKGNVEILAKEDKTLLLGDEGVYRGLEGFSKVYGHALVKSVVSEDTLYIRADTLYSIENKLDSTRRLIGDKRVFIYKSDFQGRCDSVLYNTADSTILFFRDPILWGDTYQMEADSISAFLVNSKVNRMLLRSNSFVISEDTLVKQYNQVKGRTINAFFTEESKLKQVFVDGNGQSAYYALDDEEKLIGLNRVECGKMNLQFKNNRVNRIAFLGRPVGSLIPPRISSRPSAS
- the tilS gene encoding tRNA lysidine(34) synthetase TilS gives rise to the protein MPTLLAVSGGVDSMVLAELFRRAGSPFALAHCNFGLRGDESDADERFVRQWAENAGVPCHVHLFDTQAEADKRRISIQMAARDLRYAWFKELLDGFGYPYLALAHHADDSIETVLLNLVRGTGLPGMIGIAPVRNRLIRPLLYSSKHEILNFARHQNIPWREDSSNATDHYRRNVLRHRVVPVLQELNPSLEATFLQTSERLRAASSVLDVYLATWRSQAVRQEGDTHFVSIDMLRRTREPVYLLHTVLEPFGYSYAQVQNIVATLDATSGKQFHSHSHSVVKDRTELIISPQISTPDVRYLQIAKGTSRIHVSEKGVLLLTHHTYFPTFVPTPDKHIAYFDEALLCFPLVVRPWQIGDWFCPFGMSGKRKKVSDLLVEHKIPVSHKPNCLVLLNGDQQILWVIGLRADDRFRLGPHSIKFLQVEYLINA
- a CDS encoding OmpA family protein, whose protein sequence is MKVCRYALLLSMGLLLLSTGASAQSARLKAANKQFENMSYLSAVRAYEDFLRLNKRSDPMETREALVNLGYSYRRLEDSKNAERIYSELVNNYNDLPSEVYLYYAQSLAKNRKYRDSQKMYAKYGEMQTADLRGRKFTVSYMDMNRFYKDSSSYHIDYLPINSRQADFSPMYYQQGLVFVSARNESGVVKRVFNFNQSPFLDLYFQPDTALFHVNAEPTAGAAVLGGGELNKAEADGSVATNEGTLTKSELFSRTLNTKYHEGPMTFFKDQKRIIFTRNNDDRGKSGKSDDGVRKLKLYYAEQDDSGKWVNIEELPFNSKDYSCGHPALSPDDSRLYFVSDMPGGYGGTDLYVVDYNDGQWGTPVNLGRELNTEGNEMFPFVAADNTLYFSSDGHEGLGGLDVFMAEMKGDIAVNGVENLGAPINSERDDFGFITDTLRTSGYFSSNRKRGASDDNIYSFRRLCKAMNIYVYDAKTKEPIESADVRIVKGGVNQELQQTGMDGSIRLCMDSNTEYEFRGIKEGYAANSVRFSTLTQSTNPSMGISIYLDRNENTSIVKGTIRKEVDLQPADGVRVTLRNEKDKTEETVTTGPDGGYEFDMDPNSNYTITTEKDRYTRDQNQIKTPKRGEVVENNVGIYGEGDVFKLDNIYYDLDKFFIRPDAAKELERVVALLKKYPEMTVELRSHTDSRASNFYNEKLSERRARAAYDYLVRRGISPMRLVAKGYGETDPVNDCVDGEECTEDEYQLNRRTEFKILAVQ